The window GTCGGCACGCAGCGGCTGATTCAGCGCCGAGTGCAGGGTGATCTCACCCAGGCCCAACGCCGGCGCCAAGGCCGACCAAGTGACAGCAGCAGCGGCCAGCACCCACCGCAAACAATACCGTACAACGACTCGCCGACTTTCAAGCATGAGCATCCCTTAGGTAACCAGAACCAACCTGCACGTGTTCGCACATCCGGTACGAACACGATATTGCGCAGTAGTTCTTATAGTCGGCTCAACGCGGTATCTCAAAAACCTGGCGTGGGGTTATGCCTCAAGATTTTTCAAGGTTGCCCAGGATGTGCCCGTGAACCCGCATGCAGACCCGTAAATCCGCCTCATCGACGCCTTCGAACAGTTCGTGGCGCAGTTGGGTGGCAATGGTTTCAATTTGTTCGATCAGGGGAAGCGCCGGGGCGCAGAGGACGATTTTTTTTGCCCGACGGTCTTCCAGCACCGCTTGGCGTTGTACCAGGCCCTGGCTTTCCAGGCTGTCTAGCAGGCGCGCCAGGGTCGGTCCTTCGACGCCAACGCTCTGTGCCAGCTCACGCTGGGTCGGGGCCTCTTCGAAACGCGCCAGATGCAGCAGCACCAGCCAGCGGGCCTGGGACAGCCCGAGGCCGGCAAGTCGGCGATCCAGTTCAGCGCGCCAGCCGCGCGACATCTGGGCCAATTGCATGCCAAAGCGGTGTTGATCGGTTAACGGCATAAAACACTCATGGTTAGACTGAAATAGAGAAAAACTAATTATTAGTCAGCTAAGCATGAGCCTCGACTGGAGGCAAGGACTGTTCTGTACTGAATCGTTACATCAGTGAGAGCCATCACTCAAATTTCAAATTCAGACTGTAAAGCGGCCCGAACGCAATACAAAACCCCTTCCGGCACACGTCCGGCAAACAGTGCGGAAATCTCCGAAACGGGCGGCAACTCACCTTCACCGTCGAGGAACGCGTCCTGAATTTCGCCCATCAGCTCTTCGGGCAAATCCAGCGCCTGCTCCAGCGACAACTGCTGTTTGCCAATGGCTTCGGCGAGCATGGTGTAGACGTTCTTTTCCGAACATTGCAGTTGACCGGCGATCTGCAACGGCGTCATGCCGGCGCGGGCCAGGGTGATCAGTTCGTGGCGCACATCGGCCACCGGTTTCGGCGCCTCGACCTGACCGCCGAGGACTTCGAGGAAGGCCTCGCCGTAGCGTTCGAGCTTGCGCGCACCGACGCCGCTGACCGTGGCCATTTCTGCAAGCGAGGTTGGCTGGCTGCGCAGCATTTCCAGCAAGGTCGAGTCGGGAAAAATAACGTACGGTGGCACGCCATGTTCTTCGGCGAGCTTACGCCGCAGGGCGCGCAAGGCTTCCCACTGTTCGCGTTCCTCACCGCGGACCAGTTGGCTCGCCTGGCTCTTGCTGCTTTTGGCGGTGGTTTGCGCCTTGAGGTCGCGGCGCAGCTCCAGGGTCACTTCACCCTTGAGCAACGGCCGGCACGTGTCACTCAGGCGCAAACCGCCGTAGCCCTCATGATCGACATCGGCCAGACCGCGAGCCACCAACTGGCGGAACAGCGATCGCCACTCCCCTTCGGCCCGCGCCTTGCCGACCCCGAATACAGACAGGTGTTGATGGCCGAAGCTGCGGACTTTTTCGTTGTCCTTGCCGAGCAGGACATCCACCAGATGCCCAACGCCGTAGCGCTGGCCAGTGCGGTAGATCGCCGAAAGCGCCTGGCGCGCCGGCTCGGTGGCATCCCAGGTTTGCACACCGTCGACACAGTTGTCGCAATGGCCGCACGGCTCTGGCATGTCTTCGTCGAAGTAGGCCAGCAGGGTCTGGCGACGGCAGCGGGTTTCTTCGCACAGCGAGAGCATGGCGTCGAGCTTGTGCTGCTCCAGACGCTTGTGGCGCTCGTCGCCCTCGGAGTTTTGCAGCATCTGCTTGAGCATCACCACGTCTTGCAGGCCGTAAGCCATCCAGGCATCCGCCGGCAGACCGTCACGGCCACCACGACCGGTTTCCTGGTAATAGGCCTCAAGGGATTTCGGCAAATCGAGGTGCGCGACGAAACGCACGTTCGGCTTGTCGATGCCCATGCCGAACGCCACGGTGGCAACCATGATCAGGCCTTCCTCGTTGAGGAAGCGTTTCTGGTGGTGGGCCCGCGTGTCGTTGGGCAGGCCGGCGTGGTACGGCAGCGCCGGGAAGCCTTGTTCACTGAGAAACACCGCTACTTCGTCGACTTTCTTGCGTGACAGGCAATAGACGATCCCGGCATCGCTGCGCCGCTCGGCGAGGAACGCCAGCAACTGCTTGCGCGGCTGTTCCTTGGGCACGATGCGGTAAAAAATGTTCGGCCGGTCGAAGCTCGACAGGAAACGCTCGGCATTCTGCAAATGCAGGCGAGTGACGATCTCTTCGCGGGTACGCTTGTCGGCGGTGGCGGTGAGGGCGATGCGCGGCACGTCGGGGAACATCTCCGCCAACTGACCCAATTGCAGGTATTCCGGACGGAAGTCGTGGCCCCACTGCGACACGCAGTGCGCTTCGTCGATGGCGAACAGGGAAATGTTCAACCCTTGCAGGAAGGACAGCATGCGCGGCTGGACCAGGCGTTCCGGGGCGAGGTAAAGCATTTTCACCTCACCGCGGCGGATGCGCGCCGCCAGATCGCGTTGCTGCTCGGCGCTGAGGGTGGAGTTCAACGCAGCGGCTGCCACGCCCAGCTCTTCGAGGGTGGCGACCTGATCGTCCATCAACGCGATCAACGGCGAGACCACCACCGCCAGGCCTTCGCGCAGCAGCGCCGGGACCTGGAAGCACAGGGACTTGCCGCCACCGGTAGGCATCAGGACCAGGGCATCGCCGCCGCTGGCCACGCGCTCAATGATTGCACCCTGGCGGCCACGGAAACTGTCGTAGCCGAAGATGTCCTTGAGGACGCGTTGAGCCTGTTCGAGCATAAAAACTCCAAAAATCACCGAAACATCCCTGCAAGGCTGGTTCAGAACCCGCGACGCTGCACCGACAAATCGTAAGTGCGCATTGCATGATGCTTCACATTTCAGCCGTGAAGCCGGCAGGGCATCACAAAACGCGCGAGTATACCCGAGCCCTGTCCGGCAAAGGGCGCCGCTGATAAGACACATGGACGCGCAAATATGCCTTGCGGCTGGCCCAAGCGCTCAAGAAGGCCTAGAATTCCCGCATCGAATATTCCCCAAGGTAGTCCTTTAATGTCCTTCGCTGAGCAACTAACCCGCCTGCAAGTCTTCCTCGACGCCGATGAACTGCATGACGAGGCGCTGGACTACGTGGCCGCCCACGGCTACCTCACCGCGCTGTCGATCTGCTCCGAAGTCGTTCCCGATCGTGAGTGGATAGATGCCCTCTTCGCCGAAGAGCCGCATTACAGCAGCGAAGCTCAACGCGAAGAGATCGAAGCCACTTTGATCGGCCTCAAGGCGCACATCGCTCGTCAACTGGCGTCGGATGAAGAATTCGAGTTGCCGTGCGACCTGGACCTGGGCGACGACCCGGACGATTCCGAACTGCGCGGCTGGTGCATCGGCTTCATGGAAGGCGTGTTCCTGCGTGAAGCGGCCTGGTTCGAAAGCGCCGAGGAAGAAGTCAGCGAAATGCTGCTGCCGATCATGGTCGGCTCGGGCCTGTTCGACGAGCAGCCTGAGTTCGAAGACATCGCCAAAGATGCCAACCTGATGGACGACATGATCGTTCAGATCCCGGAAGCCCTGACGGCGCTGTACCTGCTGTGCAACGCGCCAGACGAAAAACCGGCGATCCTCAAGCCTCGTCACCACTAAGGTCCTGCCTATGGACAACCCCATAGGCAACCGCTCCCTGATGTTGCGCTACGTACTGCTGGCCATCGGCTGGCTGAGCGTAGCGTTGGGGGTGATCGGGATTTTCCTGCCGGTGTTGCCCACCACACCCTTCCTGTTGCTGGCTGCTGCTTGTTTCGCCCGCAGTTCGCCGCGTTTCTATCAATGGCTGGTCGATCATCCGCGGCTTGGGCCTTGGATTCGTGACTATCTCGATGGCAATGGTATTCCGCTCAAGGGCAAGGTCTATGCCATTGGGTTGATGTGGGCGAGCATTCTGTTTTCCTGCTATCTGGTGCCGATGCCTTGGGCGCGGGGGTTCATGTTGACCAGTGCGGTGTTGGTGACGATTTATATTCTGAGGCAGAAGACTTTGCGCAAATTTTGAGTCTTTGGTTGTTGGTTTGGTGTACATATCCTTTTCTTCGGTAACGGCTGCTTAGGGTTCCGCCCTTACGGCGGGTTACTTTGAAAAGCGCAAAGTAACCAAACGCTCTTGCCCCTGACGTTCGGTGCCTCGCTGTGGCTCGGCATGCCCTCGCTCCGGTCCTGCTCCGTGGGCCCGCCGCCATCGGCCATCCATGGCCGGGGGCGGCTAACCCGGCATCCTTGCCGGGTTGCCCACTGCGCAGAACCTCCACTCGGCCTCACGAGGGGGCGAATACCGCAACAGCCCCGCGAGGCGGCCTACCGGCCGGCCTGGCACTTGATACGTGCGCGCTTCTCTGTAGGAGCTGTCGAGTGCAACGAGGCTGCGATCTTTTGATCTGATGCATCCGCGAAATTCTGGTCGGCTATCAGGCCGTCATCGCCAGCAGGCTGGCTCCCACAGTTTGGAATGCGTACGAACCAAACAAACAGGCCGGCGGTAAGGGCGAAACCATAAGCCGCCGTTACCGCAGCAACGGATATGTACACAATCAGCCCGACGACCAACCCCACCGTTCAAAAAACACCACCTAAACTTCACAAATCTGCATACGAGCAGCCCGATATGCCCCGCGGTCCGCGTAGTCCAGGATGGCCAACGCCCCGACTTCGGTTCGGCGGATGGTTGCTGCTGGGAGCTTTCCTGTTGGCCGGGCTGAACACTGTCTGGGCCGACTGGGATTTCACACAGAGCCTGCAAACCGCCGAAAAACGCTACGGTCCCCTCGGCCCCGCGCGCGGGCGAATCGAGGCCTGGAGTCAATTGCTGCAAAGCGAGCGCGATGCGCCTGAGCGCGAGCAGTTGACCGCGGTCAATCGCTTCTTCAATCAACAACTGAATTTCCAGGACGACACCCGCATCTGGCGCCAGACCGATTACTGGGCCACGCCCGTCGAAGCCCTGATCAAGGGCGCTGCTGACTGCGAAGACTATGCCCTGGCGAAATATTTCAGCCTGCGCGAACTCGGTATTCCCAGCGAAAAACTGCGCATCACCTACGTCAAGGCCCTGACCCAGAACCAGGCACACATGGTGCTCACCTTCTACAGCAGCCCCACCGCCGACCCGCTGGTGCTGGACAACCTGATCGGCGACATCCGCCCCGCCTCGCAACGCAAAGACCTGCTGCCGGTGTACGCCTTCAATGCCGAAGGTCTGTACCTGCCGGGTGCCAATGGCGGCAAACGCAGCAGCGACTCTAAAAAACTGTCGCGCTGGCAAGACGTACTGCAAAAGATGCAGGCCGAAGGCTTCGCCGTGGGCGATGGCTGAAGACCGCAGCAAGGAGCGTTGAATGAAACTGCGCAACCAATTGTTTCTCGCCATCTGCCTGTTCTTGCTGGTGGCGTTCAGCGGCAGTTTTTTTGTCAGCCTGGAAAGCTCTCGCGAGCAGACCCTAGGCCAGTTGCGCGCTCACGCCCAGGACGCGGCCACCGCGCTCGGACTGTCGCTGACCGCGCAGATCGATGACCCGGCGATGATGGAGTTGATGGTCAGTTCGATTTTCGACAGTGGCTATTTCAGCAACATCCGCATCGTCAGCATCGACAATCAGCAAGTGCTGGTAGAACGCAGCATTCCGGCGCAGACCAAAGGCGTGCCGGGATGGTTTGTCAGCCTGGTCAATCTGCGTCACGAGGGTGGCGACGCATTGATCATGCGTGGCTGGGAGCAGGCGGCACGGGTCGAAGTGCTGAGCAATCCGCAGTTCGCCCTGGCCAAACTCTGGGACAGTACCCTCGGCAGTCTGATCTGGTTGTTGGTCTGCGGACTGCTCAGCGCCGTGTTCGGTGGCTGGCTGTTGCGTCGGCAACTGCGTCCTCTCGAATCGTTGGTCAAACAGGCCGAAGCCATCAGTAAACGCGAGTTTTTGAGCCTGCCGAAACTGCCACGCACGCCGGAACTGAAACGCGTGGTGCTGGCAATGAACCAGATGGTCGAGAAGCTCAAGGCCTTGTTCACCGAAGAGGCCGCGCGCAGTGAAAAACTGCGCAGCGAGTCCTATCAGGACAGCCTGACCGGACTGGCCAACCGGCGCATGCTGGATGAACAACTGGCGGACCATTTACTGGTCGCCGAGCAACATGGCGACGGTCATTTGCTGACATTACGGATCAGTGACCTGAGCGGGCTCAACCAGCGCCTGGGCGGTCAACGCACTGATGCGTTGATCAGTGCGGTCGGCGAATTGCTCAAGCACCTGACCCGACTGCCGGAGCGACGCACCTGGCTGGCGGCCCGCAACCGTGGCGGCGAATTCAGCCTGTTGTCGCCGGGTCTGAACAGCGAAGACGCCGCTCGCCTGGCCGCAGAAATCAGCGCCACCCTGGAAAACCTGCGCCTGACCGGTGCCAGTGACTGCATGCCGGTCGCGCATCTGGGCATCGTCGCCTGGCACCCCGGCGAACCGGCCAGTGACGTGCTGATGCGACTCGATCAGGCACTGACCCAGGCCCACCAAAACCCCGAACGTCCCTGGATGCAGTTGAGCCACGGCGAGACCGTACCGAACCACGCGCAACATGACTGGCGCAGCTGGATCGACGATGCCCTGACGCAAGGTAAATTGCAGCTGTACTTTCAACCGGTGGTGCAATGCGCCGACACCAGTGAGGTGCTGCACCACAAAGTCCTCGCACGGCTGCTCGACCCGCAGGGCCAAGCGATTGCTGCCGGGCATTTCCTGCCGTGGATCGAGCGTCTCGGCTGGTCGGCACGCTTCGACCTGGCGATGCTTGAAGCGACCCTCGACTACCTTGCCGTCAATCGCTGGCCGCTGGCACTGAGCCTGTCCGGTGGCACCTTGCGCGATCAGTCGCAGCTGCAACTGATCCTCGACATGCTCGAATCACTGCCGGAACTGGCACCGTTGCTGACCCTGGAAATCGACGAACGCCAACTGCCGCCCCCCGACGATCTGCAACGACTGAGCCACAGCCTGCTCGACACCGGTTATCACATCGGCCTGCAGCATTTCGGCGGCAGCTTCAGCCAGATCGGCAACCTCACTCAATTGGGCCTGGCGTACTTGAAAATCGATGGGGCCTACATCCGGCACATTGATCAGCAGCGAGATAAACGGCTGTTCATCGACGCGATTTACCGGGCGACCAACAGCATTGACCTGCCGTTGATTGCGGAAATGGTCGAGACCCAGGGTGAGCTGGAGGCGATCAGGGAGTTGGGGGTGTTCGGAGTGATGGGCAGATTGATCGGGCCGCCGGAGCCGATGTGAGTTTTTTTCAGATACACCGCGTTATCGTTCATCGCGAGCAAGCTCGCTCCCACAGGGATTCGCGGCGTGCACCAGAATCCCGGTTCACTGAAAAATCTGTGGGAGCGAGCTCGCTCGCGATTGCGGTTTCACATTCAACTGTGAAGTTGACTGATCCAACGCGATCGCGAGTAGCCCACTTTTCAGATCAAACAGTATCCACCTTCAACGAATGATCATTGAGCATCCCATTGATGATCGTCGCCGTGTCCGCTCCGGAAATCACCCCGCCCGCCCCCGGCGTTACACCGTAATGGCTGGCCAGGTTGACGCCCGCCAGGTCGATGGTCTGGTTCGGTGCCGCGCCGGCCATGCCGCTGACGTCGATGCTGGTCACCAGCGACGCACCGCTGCCGCTGACAGTGAAGTGCAGGTAATCATCCAGCGAAGCGGCGGTGCCGTTTTCTCCTTGTAGCAATTGCGACAGGTCGAGTTTGTCGGTGCCCGGTGTGAAGTCGGTGATCACGTCATGGCCGCTATTGCCCTTGAGCCACTGGAAGGTGTCGGCGCCGCTGCCGCCGGTCAGGGTGTTGTTGCCCAGGCCGCCGATCAGGAAGTCGTCACCGCCCTCGCCCTTGAGCACGTCGTTGCCCAGGCCGCCGGTGATGATGTTGCTGTTGTTGTCGCCGGTCAGTTTGTCGTTGAAGTCGGAGCCGATGAGGTTTTCGATGGCGGTCAAGGTGTCGGTGCCGGCGCCAAAAGTGTTCTGCGGACCGCTCGCGCCCAGGTTGACCGTGACAGCTGAGGTGGCATGCGCATAGCTGGCAGTGTCATTGCCGGTGCCGCCATCGAGCAGGTCGTTGCCGATGCCACTGAACAGCAAGTCATTGCCCGCATCGCCATGCAGCGTGTTGTTGCCGGTACCGGCGGTGAGGATGTCATTGCCGTCACCGGCATTGATGACGTTGTCACCGTTGCCCGCCACCAGTGTGTCGTTGCCCGCCGTCCCGGTGAGGGTGTGGCCGTCCTGGTAGCTGATGGACACGTTGGCATTGTCGCTGCCGCCATGGTTGTCGCTGCCGCCATGGTTGTCGCTGGCGGTGTAGCTGCCGTGATAGTCCGGCGTGGTGTCGTGGGCGCCGGAATAATCGAGCTTCATGGTCAGCTGATAGCCTTCCGCGTTACCTGCACCGCTGCCGCCACCGACGTTGGCAATGTTGGTGACATGAATCTGGTAAACGCCATCGGCGTTTGCCGTGATGGTCTGGCCATCGGCGAGGGGAATCCAGGCGCCGCCGTTGATGGAGTACTCCATGGTGATATGGCCGGCGGCCAGGTTGTGGTCCAGATTGAGGGTTTCACCCTGCTTGAGGTTGACGGTGATGCGGTCCTCATCGTTGGTATTGGCGGCGGTGACCGGGCCCAGGTAACCACTGATCACCAACAGGGCGGTCATCGTTGCGGTGGTGGCCGCGAAGGAGCCGCGCACATTGCTCAGGCTCTGGTTGCTCGGTTTGACGCCGCTGCCGGAGAAGTCGATCGCACCGGTGCCGATGAAGTCCGCTCCCTTGGCAACCCAGCCGGTATTGAAGGTGGTTGGCGAAGCCTTGAGCGGGTCGCCGTCGGCGTCGGTGTCGTTGGCCAGCAGCAACTCGCCCGGCACCGTCACGCTGTTCGACAGCACGTTGGTGATGATGTGGTCATCGGTGGCCACCGGTGCCGCGTTCGGAATGACCTTGATCACCAGCGTCGAGTTGGCGAGATCGCCGTCGTTGTCGCTGACGGTGAAACCAATGTTTTCGGTGAGCACCACCGACGTGGTTTTCTGCGACACGTAGTTGTATTCGCCGGTATCCAGGTTCACCACCAGGGTGCCTTTGTTGTCGGTGGCGATGCTCAGGGTGTTATTGGTGGTATTGAAGGTGCCGTGGTTGGCGCCACCGCTGAAGTTCAGCGAACCCTGATTGTTGTTGCCTTTCGGATCGTAGGTGTACGTGGTGCCATCGACGGTGATGGTTTTGATGAAGCCGCCATCCGCCCCGAACGTGCCGCCCTCGCCCAGCAGCGAACCGGTGACTGGTGCGCCGATCACGGTGCCCGAGAGCACCGAGTTGAGTTGGCCGAGGTCGGTGACGATCACCGCGTTGGTATTGGTGCCCGTGCCGGTGCCGTCGTAGGCCAGTGGATCGAGGGCATCGTTGTCGACGTTTTT of the Pseudomonas sp. MAG733B genome contains:
- a CDS encoding MarR family transcriptional regulator → MPLTDQHRFGMQLAQMSRGWRAELDRRLAGLGLSQARWLVLLHLARFEEAPTQRELAQSVGVEGPTLARLLDSLESQGLVQRQAVLEDRRAKKIVLCAPALPLIEQIETIATQLRHELFEGVDEADLRVCMRVHGHILGNLEKS
- a CDS encoding YbaN family protein; amino-acid sequence: MDNPIGNRSLMLRYVLLAIGWLSVALGVIGIFLPVLPTTPFLLLAAACFARSSPRFYQWLVDHPRLGPWIRDYLDGNGIPLKGKVYAIGLMWASILFSCYLVPMPWARGFMLTSAVLVTIYILRQKTLRKF
- a CDS encoding YecA family protein, whose amino-acid sequence is MSFAEQLTRLQVFLDADELHDEALDYVAAHGYLTALSICSEVVPDREWIDALFAEEPHYSSEAQREEIEATLIGLKAHIARQLASDEEFELPCDLDLGDDPDDSELRGWCIGFMEGVFLREAAWFESAEEEVSEMLLPIMVGSGLFDEQPEFEDIAKDANLMDDMIVQIPEALTALYLLCNAPDEKPAILKPRHH
- the lapD gene encoding cyclic di-GMP receptor LapD; translated protein: MKLRNQLFLAICLFLLVAFSGSFFVSLESSREQTLGQLRAHAQDAATALGLSLTAQIDDPAMMELMVSSIFDSGYFSNIRIVSIDNQQVLVERSIPAQTKGVPGWFVSLVNLRHEGGDALIMRGWEQAARVEVLSNPQFALAKLWDSTLGSLIWLLVCGLLSAVFGGWLLRRQLRPLESLVKQAEAISKREFLSLPKLPRTPELKRVVLAMNQMVEKLKALFTEEAARSEKLRSESYQDSLTGLANRRMLDEQLADHLLVAEQHGDGHLLTLRISDLSGLNQRLGGQRTDALISAVGELLKHLTRLPERRTWLAARNRGGEFSLLSPGLNSEDAARLAAEISATLENLRLTGASDCMPVAHLGIVAWHPGEPASDVLMRLDQALTQAHQNPERPWMQLSHGETVPNHAQHDWRSWIDDALTQGKLQLYFQPVVQCADTSEVLHHKVLARLLDPQGQAIAAGHFLPWIERLGWSARFDLAMLEATLDYLAVNRWPLALSLSGGTLRDQSQLQLILDMLESLPELAPLLTLEIDERQLPPPDDLQRLSHSLLDTGYHIGLQHFGGSFSQIGNLTQLGLAYLKIDGAYIRHIDQQRDKRLFIDAIYRATNSIDLPLIAEMVETQGELEAIRELGVFGVMGRLIGPPEPM
- the lapG gene encoding cysteine protease LapG translates to MPRGPRSPGWPTPRLRFGGWLLLGAFLLAGLNTVWADWDFTQSLQTAEKRYGPLGPARGRIEAWSQLLQSERDAPEREQLTAVNRFFNQQLNFQDDTRIWRQTDYWATPVEALIKGAADCEDYALAKYFSLRELGIPSEKLRITYVKALTQNQAHMVLTFYSSPTADPLVLDNLIGDIRPASQRKDLLPVYAFNAEGLYLPGANGGKRSSDSKKLSRWQDVLQKMQAEGFAVGDG
- the recQ gene encoding DNA helicase RecQ; the encoded protein is MLEQAQRVLKDIFGYDSFRGRQGAIIERVASGGDALVLMPTGGGKSLCFQVPALLREGLAVVVSPLIALMDDQVATLEELGVAAAALNSTLSAEQQRDLAARIRRGEVKMLYLAPERLVQPRMLSFLQGLNISLFAIDEAHCVSQWGHDFRPEYLQLGQLAEMFPDVPRIALTATADKRTREEIVTRLHLQNAERFLSSFDRPNIFYRIVPKEQPRKQLLAFLAERRSDAGIVYCLSRKKVDEVAVFLSEQGFPALPYHAGLPNDTRAHHQKRFLNEEGLIMVATVAFGMGIDKPNVRFVAHLDLPKSLEAYYQETGRGGRDGLPADAWMAYGLQDVVMLKQMLQNSEGDERHKRLEQHKLDAMLSLCEETRCRRQTLLAYFDEDMPEPCGHCDNCVDGVQTWDATEPARQALSAIYRTGQRYGVGHLVDVLLGKDNEKVRSFGHQHLSVFGVGKARAEGEWRSLFRQLVARGLADVDHEGYGGLRLSDTCRPLLKGEVTLELRRDLKAQTTAKSSKSQASQLVRGEEREQWEALRALRRKLAEEHGVPPYVIFPDSTLLEMLRSQPTSLAEMATVSGVGARKLERYGEAFLEVLGGQVEAPKPVADVRHELITLARAGMTPLQIAGQLQCSEKNVYTMLAEAIGKQQLSLEQALDLPEELMGEIQDAFLDGEGELPPVSEISALFAGRVPEGVLYCVRAALQSEFEI